The following are encoded in a window of Cucurbita pepo subsp. pepo cultivar mu-cu-16 chromosome LG12, ASM280686v2, whole genome shotgun sequence genomic DNA:
- the LOC111806624 gene encoding auxin-responsive protein IAA14: MEAVGRKMPNEFVSLKETELCLGLPGGGGGGDQPLEMTLKPSGKRGFSETVDLKLNIQSKDGGGGGGGGGGKNIAANVVDGQTNLCSKDPAKPPAKAQVVGWPPVRSYRKNVMAQKNTSGEGTEKGNGGSAAFVKVCMDGAPYLRKVDLKMYQSYQELSDALAKMFSSFTMGEYGTEGMIDFMNERKLMDLLNSSEFVPTYEDKDGDWMLVGDVPWEMFVDSCKRLRIMKGSEAIGLAPRAMEKCKSRS, encoded by the exons ATGGAAGCAGTCGGCCGGAAAATGCCCAACGAGTTTGTTAGCTTGAAGGAGACCGAGCTCTGCCTCGGCTTGCCCggtggcggcggtggcggagaTCAGCCGTTGGAGATGACCCTCAAACCTTCTGGCAAGCGGGGTTTCTCTGAAACTGTTGATCTCAAGCTTAACATTCAGAGTAAGgatggcggcggcggtggcggtggcggtggtggaAAGAATATTGCAGCAAACGTCGTCGATGGCCAGACGAACCTCTGCTCCAAGGATCCGGCTAAGCCTCCTGCCAA AGCACAAGTCGTGGGTTGGCCACCGGTGCGATCGTATAGGAAGAACGTGATGGCACAGAAGAACACGAGCGGTGAAGGAACGGAGAAAGGGAACGGTGGCTCGGCTGCATTTGTGAAGGTTTGCATGGATGGTGCTCCATATCTTCGTAAGGTAGACTTGAAAATGTATCAAAGCTACCAAGAGCTCTCGGATGCTTTGGCCAAGATGTTCAGCTCGTTCACCATGG GTGAATATGGCACAGAAGGAATGATAGACTTCATGAACGAAAGAAAGTTGATGGATCTTCTCAACAGTTCCGAATTCGTTCCAACTTACGAAGACAAAGACGGCGACTGGATGCTCGTCGGAGATGTTCCATGGGA AATGTTCGTGGATTCATGCAAGCGTTTAAGAATCATGAAGGGATCAGAAGCCATCGGTCTCG CCCCAAGAGCCATGGAGAAATGCAAAAGCAGAAGCTAG